A genomic stretch from Thermomonospora umbrina includes:
- a CDS encoding VOC family protein translates to MHTLQTVPDADLGVTLMKANHVGIAVRDLDRTIHFYGALTGQDPFVTEPMQGVEAMYGPKVADRVGEGGVRLRYATLRLSNLNIDMIQFDDPEMGTAKALPTDAGAMHLCFEVSDLQAVYDRMTAAGIEFDAPPFTFTEEHARHGAGTQVAYFSDPDGVNLELIKPAGSFDRG, encoded by the coding sequence ATGCACACCTTGCAGACCGTGCCCGACGCCGACCTCGGCGTCACGCTGATGAAGGCCAACCACGTCGGCATCGCCGTACGGGATCTCGACCGCACGATCCACTTCTACGGGGCGTTGACCGGCCAGGACCCGTTCGTCACCGAGCCCATGCAGGGCGTGGAGGCGATGTACGGGCCCAAGGTCGCCGACCGCGTCGGGGAGGGCGGCGTCCGGTTGCGCTACGCGACCCTGCGCCTGTCCAACCTGAACATCGACATGATCCAGTTCGACGATCCGGAGATGGGCACGGCCAAGGCGCTGCCGACCGATGCCGGGGCCATGCACCTGTGCTTCGAGGTGAGCGACCTGCAGGCCGTCTACGACCGGATGACCGCCGCCGGCATCGAGTTCGACGCGCCGCCCTTCACGTTCACCGAGGAGCACGCCCGGCACGGCGCGGGCACGCAGGTGGCCTACTTCTCCGATCCCGACGGGGTCAACCTCGAACTGATCAAGCCCGCCGGGTCGTTCGACCGGGGCTGA
- a CDS encoding SulP family inorganic anion transporter, whose amino-acid sequence MSPAVLRREVSASLVVFLVALPLCVGIAVASGVPAELGLVTGIVGGLLVGLLPGSSLQVSGPAAGLTVLVFEAVHRYGLPMLGTLVLAAGLLQVLLGLLKLGRWFRAISLAVVEGMLAGIGLTIVLGQVYAMADTEAPGSGLGKIAGLPGLPGDALGSAGSRAALAVGAATVAVLVLWPRLPARARPLPGPLAAVLAAVVATAAFDLPVATLDVQGLLGVIRPPGTDELARLAEVGVIGSVIALALISSAESLFSAAAVDRMHDGPRTDYDRELLAQGTGNAVCGVLGALPMTAVIVRSAANVQAGGRTKASRVLHGVWLLLFAALFPAALSLIPLAALAGVLVYAGCKLIPAGRLLPLWRHHRGEAVILACTAVAVVALNLFEGVLLGLLLAVVKSAWETSHVHFEVADDGEGRIRVALTGNATFLRLPKMLDTLEALPRDRPIDLDLSGVRHLDHACRTALTTWADRHDRANAPGVRVPPDPVGADR is encoded by the coding sequence ATGAGCCCCGCCGTCCTGCGGCGGGAGGTCTCCGCGTCGCTCGTGGTGTTCCTGGTGGCGCTGCCGTTGTGCGTGGGCATCGCGGTGGCCTCGGGGGTGCCCGCCGAACTCGGCCTGGTCACCGGCATCGTCGGCGGTCTGCTCGTCGGGCTGCTGCCGGGCAGCAGCCTCCAGGTCAGCGGTCCCGCGGCGGGCCTGACCGTGCTGGTGTTCGAGGCCGTGCACCGGTACGGGCTGCCCATGCTCGGGACGCTGGTGCTGGCCGCCGGGCTGCTCCAGGTCCTGCTGGGTCTCCTCAAGCTGGGACGCTGGTTCCGCGCCATCTCCCTCGCCGTCGTCGAGGGGATGCTCGCGGGGATCGGGTTGACCATCGTCCTCGGCCAGGTCTACGCGATGGCCGACACCGAGGCCCCCGGATCCGGCCTCGGCAAGATCGCCGGCCTGCCCGGTCTGCCGGGCGACGCGCTCGGCTCCGCCGGGTCCCGCGCCGCCCTGGCGGTCGGCGCGGCCACCGTCGCGGTGCTGGTGCTGTGGCCCCGGCTGCCCGCGAGGGCGCGGCCGCTGCCGGGGCCGCTGGCGGCGGTCCTGGCGGCCGTCGTCGCCACGGCGGCGTTCGACCTGCCGGTCGCCACCCTGGACGTGCAGGGACTGCTCGGGGTGATCCGGCCGCCGGGCACGGACGAACTGGCCCGGCTCGCCGAGGTCGGGGTGATCGGCAGCGTCATCGCCCTCGCCCTGATCTCCTCCGCGGAGAGCCTGTTCAGCGCCGCCGCCGTCGACCGGATGCACGACGGCCCCCGCACCGACTACGACAGGGAACTGCTGGCGCAGGGCACCGGCAACGCCGTCTGCGGCGTCCTCGGCGCGCTGCCGATGACGGCCGTGATCGTGCGGAGCGCCGCCAACGTGCAGGCGGGCGGGCGCACCAAGGCGTCCCGGGTGCTGCACGGCGTCTGGCTGCTGCTGTTCGCCGCCCTGTTCCCCGCCGCGCTGAGCCTCATCCCGCTCGCGGCGCTGGCGGGTGTCCTCGTCTACGCGGGCTGCAAGCTCATCCCCGCCGGGCGACTGCTCCCGCTGTGGCGGCACCACCGCGGCGAGGCGGTCATCCTGGCCTGCACCGCCGTCGCCGTCGTCGCGCTCAACCTGTTCGAGGGCGTCCTGCTGGGCCTGCTGCTGGCGGTGGTCAAGTCGGCGTGGGAGACCTCGCACGTCCACTTCGAGGTCGCCGACGACGGCGAGGGCCGGATCCGCGTGGCGCTCACCGGCAACGCGACCTTCCTGCGGCTGCCCAAGATGCTCGACACCCTGGAGGCGCTGCCCCGCGACAGGCCCATCGACCTGGACCTGTCCGGCGTCCGCCACCTCGACCACGCCTGCCGGACGGCCCTGACCACCTGGGCCGACCGCCACGACCGGGCGAACGCCCCCGGCGTCCGCGTACCCCCCGACCCGGTGGGCGCCGACCGCTGA
- a CDS encoding carbonic anhydrase, translated as MRTFIEHARSFPARAAAQGDRLHRHADGQNPFALFITCSDSRVVPSLITGARPGELFELRTAGGIVPVYDLERPTGEAATIEFAVRSLGVADIVVCGHSQCAAVGALVRGDDLPDVPAMGTWLSHAAEPSVQAEDGDLSLAVQRHVLAQIDRLRSYPAVRERLDEGGLGVHGWFYEVHTGRVLTHGASRDTFLPL; from the coding sequence ATGCGCACTTTCATCGAGCACGCCCGATCGTTCCCCGCACGAGCCGCCGCCCAAGGGGATCGGCTCCACCGTCACGCGGACGGCCAGAACCCGTTCGCGCTGTTCATCACCTGTTCCGACTCTCGCGTCGTGCCGTCGCTGATCACCGGCGCACGGCCCGGGGAGCTGTTCGAGCTCCGCACGGCCGGCGGCATCGTGCCCGTCTACGACCTCGAACGGCCCACCGGCGAGGCGGCCACCATCGAGTTCGCCGTACGGTCCCTGGGGGTCGCCGACATCGTCGTCTGCGGACACTCCCAGTGCGCCGCCGTGGGCGCCCTGGTCCGCGGCGACGACCTGCCCGACGTCCCCGCCATGGGCACCTGGCTGTCCCACGCGGCCGAGCCCTCCGTTCAGGCGGAGGACGGCGACCTCTCCCTGGCGGTCCAGCGGCACGTGCTGGCCCAGATCGACCGGCTCCGCTCCTACCCGGCCGTCCGTGAACGGTTGGACGAGGGCGGCCTCGGCGTGCACGGCTGGTTCTACGAGGTGCACACCGGACGGGTCCTCACGCACGGGGCCTCCCGCGACACGTTCCTGCCGTTGTGA
- a CDS encoding sulfatase: MSGTIQQGFSRRGLLGGVAGAALSVALATEAGAARSRPGRRPPNIVFVSIDDLGWDELGCYGNTFNETPRIDRLATEGMRFTNAYAAAPLCSPTRAALVTGRYPARTGITDFLRGENAAGDKHLSPDIPTVPDVLGPYGYTTGLIGKWHLTETYSGRYDRRPGNPYAHGFDEVIASEQRYIADGDYFHPYSFMPQLPAREPGEYLTDRLAAEAVDYLARHRDRPFFLHVSNYAVHTALAAKPELIAKYRAKPGADEAPNRPVLAAMLQSVDEQVGRIADALADLGLAGDTLLLVTSDNGGPYRDANRPLRGGKGDLYEGGIRVPLVAHWPGRVGAGRRDATPTSTIDVLPTALDLAGGDPGDAFDGTSIAPVLTGTGAVDRDTLFWVYPHFIGRTHPHAAVRSGRFKLVQHLRDGRTELYHLGRDPGETTDVSGHHVAKTRRLRALLEAHIADVGVLPAPPTPENYPTLELDEPFDTDPARWSVLPVPASSHAGEVTVAGGRLAVTTDEMTHLVFRSEIAPGSDAVAIVLDPGTFAEAGTQDTVFVGLAKDADDYLLFRYHNGLRRVGWDLRVNGGLITAGAEPLDNLDGTVNLTGPDARYAFVLRGTSATAYADQGDGWEFLFTADTGGALDLSDPAVRSQYRYAAGVRLDDGTVTLDGLTARTA; the protein is encoded by the coding sequence ATGAGTGGAACGATCCAGCAAGGCTTCTCCCGTCGTGGCCTCCTCGGCGGCGTCGCGGGGGCGGCGCTGAGCGTCGCCCTCGCGACGGAGGCCGGCGCGGCGCGGTCGCGGCCCGGCCGCCGTCCGCCGAACATCGTCTTCGTCTCCATCGACGACCTCGGCTGGGACGAACTCGGCTGCTACGGCAACACCTTCAACGAGACGCCCCGCATCGACCGGCTCGCGACAGAGGGGATGCGTTTCACCAACGCGTACGCCGCCGCGCCGCTGTGCTCGCCGACCCGCGCGGCGCTGGTCACCGGGCGCTACCCGGCGCGGACCGGGATCACCGATTTCCTTCGGGGCGAGAACGCGGCCGGTGACAAGCACCTGTCGCCCGACATCCCGACCGTGCCGGACGTGCTGGGCCCGTACGGGTACACCACCGGACTGATCGGCAAGTGGCACCTCACGGAGACCTACAGCGGACGGTACGACAGGCGGCCGGGCAACCCGTACGCCCACGGGTTCGACGAGGTGATCGCCTCCGAGCAGCGGTACATCGCCGACGGCGACTACTTCCACCCGTACTCCTTCATGCCGCAACTGCCGGCGCGCGAACCGGGCGAGTACCTCACCGACCGGCTCGCCGCCGAGGCCGTCGACTACCTCGCCCGCCACCGCGACCGGCCGTTCTTCCTCCACGTCTCCAACTACGCCGTGCACACGGCCCTCGCCGCCAAGCCGGAGCTGATCGCGAAGTACCGGGCCAAGCCGGGCGCCGACGAGGCCCCGAACCGTCCGGTGCTCGCCGCGATGCTCCAGAGCGTCGACGAACAGGTCGGCCGCATCGCCGACGCGCTGGCCGACCTCGGCCTGGCCGGCGACACCCTCCTGCTGGTCACCTCGGACAACGGCGGCCCGTACCGCGACGCGAACCGCCCCCTGCGCGGCGGCAAGGGCGACCTCTACGAGGGCGGGATCCGGGTACCGCTGGTCGCCCACTGGCCCGGCCGCGTGGGCGCGGGCCGGAGGGACGCCACGCCCACGAGCACCATCGACGTGCTCCCGACCGCCCTGGACCTCGCCGGCGGCGACCCGGGGGACGCGTTCGACGGCACGAGCATCGCCCCCGTTCTCACCGGCACCGGCGCCGTCGACCGCGACACCCTGTTCTGGGTCTATCCGCACTTCATCGGCCGGACCCATCCGCACGCCGCCGTCCGGTCCGGGCGGTTCAAGCTCGTGCAGCACCTCCGCGACGGGCGCACCGAGCTGTACCACCTGGGCCGCGACCCGGGGGAGACCACCGACGTGTCCGGGCACCACGTCGCGAAGACCCGACGGCTGCGGGCCCTCCTCGAGGCGCACATCGCCGACGTCGGCGTCCTTCCCGCCCCGCCGACGCCCGAGAACTATCCGACGCTCGAGCTCGATGAGCCCTTCGACACCGACCCGGCGCGGTGGAGCGTGCTGCCGGTGCCCGCCTCCTCGCACGCCGGCGAGGTCACCGTCGCCGGCGGGCGGCTCGCGGTGACGACGGACGAGATGACGCACCTGGTGTTCCGTTCCGAGATCGCCCCGGGATCCGACGCGGTGGCGATCGTGCTCGATCCGGGCACGTTCGCGGAGGCCGGCACGCAGGACACGGTCTTCGTCGGCCTCGCCAAGGACGCGGACGACTACCTGCTGTTCCGCTACCACAACGGGCTGCGCCGCGTCGGCTGGGACCTGCGCGTCAACGGCGGGCTCATCACCGCCGGCGCCGAGCCGCTGGACAACCTGGACGGCACCGTAAACCTCACCGGACCGGACGCCCGCTATGCGTTCGTGCTCCGCGGCACCTCGGCCACGGCCTACGCCGACCAGGGAGACGGCTGGGAGTTCCTGTTCACCGCCGACACCGGCGGCGCGCTCGACCTGAGCGACCCGGCCGTGCGCTCCCAGTACCGCTACGCCGCGGGCGTGCGCCTCGACGACGGCACCGTCACCCTCGACGGCCTCACCGCCCGAACGGCCTGA
- a CDS encoding SUMF1/EgtB/PvdO family nonheme iron enzyme translates to MGDASVRGTPPEPRRPRVMRGDSFLRHDSSCHRYRVAARSSNTAASATANIGFRRANDAVKGIP, encoded by the coding sequence ATGGGGGACGCCTCGGTGAGGGGTACGCCGCCCGAGCCCCGCCGCCCCCGCGTCATGCGGGGCGACTCCTTCCTGCGCCACGACTCGTCCTGCCATCGGTACCGGGTCGCGGCGCGGTCGAGCAACACCGCCGCATCCGCCACGGCGAACATCGGTTTCCGCCGAGCCAACGACGCAGTGAAGGGCATCCCATGA
- a CDS encoding MFS transporter, translating into MSAVMSPSPPLRSVRASVFAAVCVILTCLGHWTASGSAMGLGAVAAAFCGMLGLAFVLAGHERSLATILGGLLGGQFVLHALLGAGQAHHAGDPLVVSDEAANGPGMAFAHLLAAAASAWWLRRGERRAWRLARMAAGTLLRPLLPIIGDPDVAAGPLVPSTDASAARPRTAFLRYALVLRGPPRGSRAL; encoded by the coding sequence ATGTCAGCCGTCATGTCCCCCTCGCCGCCGCTCCGATCGGTGCGCGCGTCGGTCTTCGCCGCCGTGTGCGTGATCTTGACGTGTCTGGGGCACTGGACGGCGTCCGGCTCGGCGATGGGCCTCGGGGCGGTCGCGGCGGCCTTCTGCGGAATGCTGGGGCTCGCGTTCGTCCTGGCGGGCCATGAGCGATCCCTCGCCACGATCCTCGGCGGGCTGCTCGGCGGTCAGTTCGTGCTGCACGCCCTGCTCGGCGCGGGCCAGGCGCATCACGCGGGCGATCCTCTCGTCGTCTCGGACGAGGCCGCGAACGGACCCGGCATGGCGTTCGCCCACCTCCTCGCCGCCGCCGCGTCCGCGTGGTGGCTGCGCCGGGGTGAGCGGCGGGCGTGGCGGCTGGCGCGCATGGCGGCGGGGACCCTGCTGCGCCCGCTGCTGCCGATCATCGGTGACCCGGACGTCGCGGCCGGGCCGCTCGTCCCTTCGACCGACGCCTCCGCCGCACGGCCTCGCACGGCGTTCCTGAGGTACGCGCTGGTGCTGCGCGGGCCTCCGAGGGGTTCCCGGGCGCTCTGA
- a CDS encoding YcnI family protein, with the protein MSPRVLRRVSAITALSAVALAVTAGPALAHVTVNPRTAEQGSWSKVSFRVPNERDDASTTKVVIELPADHPIASVSVRPTPGWTVKADETRLAVPLKVHDGEITTAVTKITWSGGRIGPGEFQEFDVSLGPLPTDTGQLVFKADQTYSGGEVVHWNEEPRADGTEPEHPAPVLELTGPGKPVTTARVTPAAGPSVTVDASDGTARALGGIGLAAGLVGLLLAGLALTRSRRNT; encoded by the coding sequence ATGTCCCCTCGCGTCCTTCGCCGTGTCTCGGCGATCACCGCTCTGTCCGCCGTCGCCCTGGCCGTCACGGCGGGGCCCGCACTGGCCCATGTCACCGTGAACCCCCGCACCGCCGAGCAGGGGTCGTGGTCGAAGGTGTCCTTCCGCGTCCCCAATGAGCGGGACGACGCCTCGACCACGAAGGTCGTCATCGAGCTGCCCGCCGACCACCCGATCGCCTCCGTGTCGGTCAGGCCCACTCCCGGCTGGACGGTGAAGGCGGACGAGACCCGGTTGGCCGTCCCGCTGAAGGTCCACGACGGCGAGATCACCACCGCCGTCACGAAGATCACCTGGTCGGGCGGGAGGATCGGGCCCGGCGAGTTCCAGGAGTTCGACGTCTCGCTCGGACCGCTGCCCACCGACACCGGGCAACTGGTCTTCAAGGCCGACCAGACGTACTCGGGCGGCGAGGTCGTCCATTGGAACGAGGAGCCGAGGGCCGACGGCACCGAGCCGGAGCACCCCGCCCCGGTGCTCGAGCTGACCGGGCCCGGAAAGCCCGTCACCACGGCCCGCGTCACGCCGGCGGCGGGGCCGAGCGTGACGGTCGACGCCTCCGACGGCACCGCCCGCGCGCTCGGCGGCATCGGCCTGGCGGCGGGCCTGGTCGGCCTGCTGCTCGCCGGCCTGGCGCTCACGCGGAGCCGACGGAACACCTGA
- a CDS encoding class I SAM-dependent methyltransferase, with the protein MTLITDQDLRSRYRADLAQGVARFLEPRRPDCPWCGSHALEVRLTSPDLVQAKPGRFVLERCRDCGHVFQNPRLNEAGLDFYYRDFYDGLGAEAVERGFGMARRSYRRRAEMLRGHAVPRTWLDVGTGYGHFCRTAKEVWPRTRFTGLDRGESVMKARRRGWIGEAHRGSFPELVPDLAGRHDVVSMHHYLEHTTEPLRELDAAASVLDRGGHLLIELPDPECVFGRLLGRYWIPWFQPQHLHLIPFGNLERALAERGFSVVAVERRRADIGHDFAFAAWAALNRFGPRPSRPWKVGPPTAVDRARRVAALGLAGPALLSGLLLDATLRPLLPRHSNTYRVLALRT; encoded by the coding sequence ATGACCCTCATCACGGACCAGGACCTGCGGAGTCGGTACCGGGCCGACCTCGCGCAGGGCGTCGCGCGCTTCCTGGAGCCGCGTCGCCCCGACTGCCCCTGGTGCGGCTCGCACGCCCTGGAGGTCCGTCTGACCTCGCCGGACCTCGTCCAGGCCAAGCCCGGGAGGTTCGTCCTGGAGCGATGCCGGGACTGCGGGCACGTGTTCCAGAATCCGCGCCTCAACGAGGCCGGGCTGGACTTCTACTACCGGGACTTCTACGACGGGCTCGGCGCCGAGGCCGTCGAACGCGGGTTCGGGATGGCGCGCCGCTCGTACCGGCGGCGGGCGGAGATGCTCCGGGGCCACGCGGTGCCGCGCACCTGGCTCGACGTCGGCACCGGCTACGGGCACTTCTGCCGTACGGCCAAGGAGGTGTGGCCGCGGACCAGGTTCACCGGGCTGGACCGCGGTGAGAGCGTCATGAAGGCCCGGCGGCGCGGCTGGATCGGGGAGGCGCACCGGGGGTCGTTCCCCGAGCTGGTCCCCGACCTGGCGGGGCGTCACGACGTGGTCAGCATGCATCACTACCTGGAGCACACCACCGAGCCGCTGCGGGAGCTCGACGCGGCGGCGTCCGTCCTGGACCGGGGCGGGCATCTGCTGATCGAGCTCCCCGATCCGGAGTGCGTCTTCGGCCGGCTGCTCGGGAGGTACTGGATCCCCTGGTTCCAGCCCCAGCATCTGCACCTGATCCCGTTCGGCAACCTGGAACGGGCCCTCGCCGAGCGCGGGTTCTCCGTGGTGGCGGTGGAGCGCCGTCGGGCCGACATCGGGCACGACTTCGCGTTCGCCGCATGGGCGGCGCTCAATCGGTTCGGGCCGCGGCCGAGCCGACCCTGGAAGGTCGGCCCGCCCACCGCCGTCGACCGCGCCCGCCGGGTCGCCGCGCTGGGCCTCGCGGGGCCCGCGCTGCTGTCGGGTCTCCTGCTGGACGCGACCCTACGGCCGCTGCTGCCGCGCCACAGCAACACCTACCGCGTCCTGGCCCTGCGCACCTGA
- a CDS encoding pyridoxamine 5'-phosphate oxidase family protein: MNQAGGSGGASLGRKLEEIDRDECLRLIAPGGVGRVAFDDGEGPTVIPVNYAVEGESVVFRTATEGRLNQSLSTVMAEAEVRIAFEVDAFDETDREGWSVLVRGGAHRMSEEEGADAAGVTPWPAGAREAYIRLSARSVSGRRVRRE, encoded by the coding sequence ATGAATCAGGCAGGCGGGTCCGGAGGCGCGTCCCTGGGCCGGAAGCTGGAAGAGATCGACCGCGACGAGTGCCTGCGGCTGATCGCACCGGGCGGAGTCGGCCGGGTGGCCTTCGACGACGGGGAGGGGCCGACCGTCATCCCGGTGAACTACGCCGTGGAGGGTGAGTCGGTCGTGTTCCGCACCGCGACGGAGGGCCGGCTGAACCAGAGCCTGTCGACGGTGATGGCCGAGGCGGAGGTGCGGATCGCCTTCGAGGTCGACGCGTTCGACGAGACCGACCGGGAGGGCTGGAGCGTTCTCGTGCGCGGGGGCGCCCACCGGATGTCGGAGGAGGAGGGCGCCGACGCCGCCGGGGTGACCCCCTGGCCCGCCGGGGCCCGCGAGGCGTACATCAGGCTGTCCGCCAGGAGCGTCAGCGGGCGACGCGTCCGCCGGGAGTGA
- a CDS encoding PGPGW domain-containing protein: MHRDRERSGPADAIKEAAEAVEDAVEELGEAAEDTAEAVTGRYTRFREFIRRNRLLNTTWRIGVFTVGVTVLVGGLVMMIAPGPGILGIILGLAILATEFAWAQRALHKARAAAEKAKEKALDPRTKRRNAILAVVGGVLVGAAVIAYLMTYKFTLPWNITDYTPWEG, encoded by the coding sequence ATGCACCGGGACAGAGAGCGGTCGGGACCGGCCGACGCGATCAAGGAGGCGGCGGAGGCCGTCGAGGACGCCGTCGAGGAGCTGGGGGAGGCCGCGGAGGACACCGCCGAGGCCGTCACCGGCCGGTACACCCGCTTCCGCGAGTTCATCCGGCGCAACCGGCTGCTCAACACCACGTGGCGCATCGGCGTCTTCACGGTCGGCGTGACGGTGCTGGTCGGCGGTCTGGTGATGATGATCGCGCCGGGGCCGGGCATCCTCGGCATCATCCTCGGCCTGGCCATCCTGGCCACCGAGTTCGCCTGGGCGCAGCGGGCCCTGCACAAGGCCCGCGCCGCCGCCGAGAAGGCCAAGGAGAAGGCGCTCGACCCCAGGACCAAGCGGCGCAACGCCATCCTCGCGGTGGTCGGCGGTGTGCTCGTGGGGGCCGCGGTCATCGCCTACCTGATGACCTACAAGTTCACGCTGCCCTGGAACATCACCGACTACACGCCGTGGGAGGGCTGA
- a CDS encoding SsgA family sporulation/cell division regulator, with amino-acid sequence MNSSTISAELGLRLVVPDRTTVPLLAEVEYAADDPYAIRMSFYVGNDEPVEWIFARELLTVGIVRKVGDGDVQVWPAEPDDDRIVHISLSSPFGDALFEVPLPPLADFLHRTYRAVPAGREPEFIDMEAELENLLWPS; translated from the coding sequence ATGAACAGCAGCACCATCTCAGCCGAGCTTGGCCTCCGGCTCGTCGTCCCCGACCGCACGACCGTTCCCCTGCTCGCGGAGGTGGAGTACGCCGCCGACGACCCGTACGCCATCCGGATGTCCTTCTACGTCGGCAACGACGAACCGGTGGAATGGATCTTCGCCCGCGAACTCTTGACGGTCGGCATCGTGCGCAAGGTCGGAGACGGCGACGTCCAGGTCTGGCCCGCCGAACCGGACGACGACCGGATCGTGCACATCTCCCTGTCCTCACCGTTCGGCGACGCCCTCTTCGAGGTGCCGCTGCCGCCGCTGGCGGACTTCCTGCACCGCACCTACCGGGCCGTCCCGGCCGGCCGGGAGCCCGAGTTCATCGACATGGAGGCCGAGCTGGAGAACCTGCTCTGGCCCTCCTGA
- the sthA gene encoding Si-specific NAD(P)(+) transhydrogenase produces MYDFDILVLGSGPGGQRAAIAAAKLGRRVAVVDKRTMMGGVCINTGTIPSKTLREAVMYLTGLNQRELYGQSYRVKDEITVADLGMRTQHVIGREVDVIRSQLARNRITVLNGSGRFLDPHSVGIADGGGQERKVTAEKIVIATGTRPARPATVEFDDHTIIDSDGIIRMEQVPATMVVVGAGVIGIEYASMFAALGTKVTVVERRERMLEFCDLEIVESLKYHLRDQAVTFRFGETVQAVEKRPRGTITVLESGKRIPADTVMYSAGRHGMTDALGLEAAGLTADGRGRIAVDGRYRTAVPHIYAVGDVIGFPSLAATSMEQGRLAAHDACGESVHEIHELQPIGIYTIPEISFVGRTEDELTAGKVPFEVGVSRYRELARGQIIGDSYGMLKLLVSPEDRSLLGVHVFGTGATELVHIGQTVMGCGGTVDYLVDAVFNYPTLAESYKVAALDAMNKMRQIALLSE; encoded by the coding sequence GTGTACGACTTCGACATCCTCGTGCTCGGATCGGGACCCGGCGGGCAGCGCGCGGCGATCGCCGCGGCCAAGCTCGGACGCCGCGTCGCGGTCGTGGACAAGCGCACCATGATGGGGGGTGTCTGCATCAACACGGGGACGATCCCGTCCAAGACCCTCCGTGAGGCCGTCATGTACCTCACCGGGCTCAATCAACGCGAGCTGTACGGGCAGAGCTACCGGGTCAAGGACGAGATCACCGTCGCCGACCTGGGCATGCGCACCCAGCACGTGATCGGGCGCGAGGTCGACGTGATCCGCAGCCAGCTCGCCCGCAACCGGATCACCGTGCTCAACGGCTCCGGGCGCTTCCTGGACCCGCACTCGGTCGGGATCGCCGACGGCGGCGGCCAGGAGCGCAAGGTCACCGCGGAGAAGATCGTCATCGCGACCGGCACCCGTCCGGCCCGGCCGGCCACGGTGGAGTTCGACGACCACACCATCATCGACTCCGACGGCATCATCCGCATGGAGCAGGTCCCGGCGACCATGGTCGTCGTCGGCGCCGGGGTGATCGGCATCGAGTACGCCTCGATGTTCGCCGCCCTCGGCACCAAGGTCACGGTGGTCGAGCGCCGCGAGCGGATGTTGGAGTTCTGCGATCTGGAGATCGTGGAGTCGCTCAAGTACCACCTGCGCGACCAGGCGGTCACCTTCCGGTTCGGCGAGACCGTGCAGGCGGTGGAGAAGCGCCCGCGCGGCACCATCACCGTCCTGGAGAGCGGCAAGCGGATCCCCGCCGACACCGTGATGTACTCCGCCGGCCGGCACGGGATGACCGACGCGCTGGGCCTCGAGGCGGCCGGGCTGACCGCCGACGGGCGGGGCCGGATCGCGGTGGACGGGCGCTACCGCACCGCCGTGCCGCACATCTACGCGGTGGGCGACGTGATCGGCTTCCCCTCCCTGGCGGCCACGTCGATGGAGCAGGGCAGGCTGGCGGCGCACGACGCCTGCGGGGAGTCGGTGCACGAGATCCACGAGCTGCAGCCGATCGGGATCTACACCATTCCGGAGATCAGCTTCGTGGGCCGCACCGAGGACGAGCTGACGGCGGGCAAGGTGCCGTTCGAGGTGGGGGTGTCGCGCTATCGGGAGCTGGCCCGGGGGCAGATCATCGGCGACTCGTACGGGATGCTCAAGCTGCTGGTGTCCCCGGAGGACCGTTCCCTGCTGGGGGTCCACGTCTTCGGGACCGGGGCCACCGAACTGGTCCACATCGGACAGACCGTGATGGGCTGCGGGGGAACGGTGGACTACCTGGTCGACGCGGTCTTCAACTATCCGACGCTGGCGGAGTCGTACAAGGTGGCCGCGCTCGACGCGATGAACAAGATGCGGCAGATCGCGCTGCTCAGCGAGTGA
- a CDS encoding TetR/AcrR family transcriptional regulator, which translates to MTAAPGTPAATPRRNLPLLGRPPVERADAARNRRRILAAAAELVATRGVAALSMDEVAQAAGVGVGTVYRRFGDRAGLAYAVIDDRERRFQAAFLSGPPPLGPGADAHARLRAFLHALAERTDEQVDLLLMAELDSPAARFEQSYDVYHRHLVLLIRGAAPEADAVYLADALLAPFAANLVAHQRRTRGMSVERIKAGLDALISGLARSG; encoded by the coding sequence GTGACCGCAGCCCCGGGGACGCCGGCCGCGACGCCGCGCCGGAACCTGCCCCTGCTCGGACGCCCGCCCGTCGAACGCGCCGACGCGGCCCGCAACCGCCGCCGGATCCTCGCCGCCGCCGCCGAACTGGTGGCCACCCGCGGCGTCGCGGCCCTGTCGATGGACGAGGTCGCTCAGGCGGCCGGGGTCGGCGTCGGGACGGTGTACCGGCGGTTCGGCGACCGCGCGGGCCTGGCCTACGCGGTGATCGACGATCGTGAGCGGCGGTTCCAGGCCGCGTTCCTGTCGGGCCCGCCGCCGCTGGGCCCCGGCGCGGACGCCCACGCCCGGCTGCGCGCCTTCCTGCACGCCCTCGCCGAGCGCACCGACGAGCAGGTGGACCTGCTGCTGATGGCCGAGCTCGACTCCCCGGCCGCCCGGTTCGAGCAGTCCTACGACGTCTACCATCGGCACCTGGTCCTGCTGATCCGGGGGGCCGCCCCCGAGGCCGACGCGGTCTACCTCGCCGACGCCCTGCTGGCCCCGTTCGCCGCCAACCTGGTCGCCCACCAGCGGCGGACGCGCGGCATGTCGGTGGAGCGCATCAAGGCCGGGCTGGACGCGCTGATATCCGGATTGGCCCGTTCCGGCTGA